From the Spiribacter sp. 2438 genome, one window contains:
- the pncA gene encoding bifunctional nicotinamidase/pyrazinamidase — protein MDSSVRALIVVDMQPDFMEGGPLATQAGASILPSVAERMKSEDYASIVATQDWHPAGHVSFASEHNAEPFSVIDLYGHDQVLWPDHCIQGTEGAALHPDLPWQRVSAIIRKGDNPRVDSYSGFLNNWGPDGNRPPTGLAGWLRERGITHVDCCGLARDFCVKWTAEDAAAAGFETRFLWTLTRPVDDGNDDNVRADLEKAGVQVLDTAG, from the coding sequence ATGGATTCATCGGTCAGAGCCCTCATCGTTGTCGACATGCAACCGGACTTTATGGAAGGCGGCCCACTGGCCACCCAGGCCGGGGCTTCAATTCTGCCCTCGGTCGCCGAGCGCATGAAAAGCGAAGACTACGCCAGCATTGTGGCCACCCAGGACTGGCACCCCGCCGGTCATGTCTCGTTCGCCAGCGAGCACAACGCGGAGCCCTTCAGTGTCATTGATCTTTATGGACATGATCAGGTTTTATGGCCGGATCACTGTATCCAGGGGACCGAAGGCGCCGCCCTCCATCCCGACCTGCCCTGGCAGCGGGTGTCGGCGATCATTCGCAAGGGTGATAACCCGCGGGTGGACAGCTACAGCGGATTTCTCAATAACTGGGGCCCGGATGGCAACCGCCCCCCCACCGGCCTGGCCGGCTGGCTGCGGGAGCGGGGCATCACCCACGTTGACTGCTGCGGCCTCGCCCGGGACTTCTGCGTGAAATGGACCGCGGAGGACGCCGCAGCCGCCGGCTTCGAGACTCGATTCCTCTGGACCCTGACCCGACCGGTTGACGACGGCAATGACGACAACGTGCGGGCGGATCTGGAGAAAGCCGGCGTCCAGGTGCTGGACACCGCCGGTTAG
- a CDS encoding DegQ family serine endoprotease — translation MNRNILTGGVMILLLVLSQAATAQIVDRDGSTPSLAPLVEQVSPAVVNIATRGTVEAERNPLLDDPFFRRFFDMPEQPRERQVQSLGSGVIVDAEAGILLTNHHVVRNADRIRIGLHDGRELNAELVGSDPATDIAVLQVPPEDLEALPLADSDALRVGDYTIAIGNPFGLDHTVTTGVVSGLERTLPGGGPVRMQSFIQTDASINPGNSGGALINLRGELIGINTAILSRGGGNIGIGFAVPINMAAQVMDQILEFGEVRRGVLGVRVQDLTADIAEAFGIDRNEGALIAQVTPGSSADEAGLQAGDVVVAVAGRSISGSNELVNAIGMQRIGDEVAITYLRDGETRETTAVVGDPEAGQVSAAVLHPSLEGAAFSELDERSPLFGEVSGVLVSDVERGSRASEYLRAGDVITSVNRRGVASLEDFRQSVDDQSQLLLNLRRGGQAFFIVVR, via the coding sequence ATGAATCGCAATATTTTGACCGGTGGCGTGATGATCCTGCTCCTGGTGCTGTCTCAGGCGGCCACCGCGCAGATTGTTGATCGGGATGGCAGTACGCCGAGCCTGGCGCCTCTGGTGGAGCAGGTCTCCCCGGCGGTGGTCAACATCGCCACCCGGGGTACCGTGGAAGCCGAACGCAATCCGTTGCTGGATGACCCCTTTTTCCGGCGCTTTTTCGACATGCCCGAGCAGCCGCGAGAGCGCCAGGTTCAGTCGCTGGGTTCCGGGGTGATCGTCGATGCCGAGGCGGGGATCCTGCTAACCAACCACCATGTGGTGCGCAACGCCGACCGCATTCGCATTGGTCTGCATGACGGCCGGGAACTCAACGCCGAGTTAGTGGGTTCGGACCCGGCCACTGATATTGCGGTGCTCCAGGTGCCGCCGGAGGATTTGGAAGCCCTGCCACTGGCGGACTCCGATGCGCTGCGGGTGGGTGATTACACCATTGCCATCGGCAACCCATTCGGTCTCGACCACACGGTGACCACCGGGGTGGTCAGCGGACTGGAGCGCACCCTGCCGGGAGGCGGTCCGGTGCGGATGCAGAGCTTCATTCAAACCGATGCCTCCATCAACCCCGGCAATTCCGGTGGTGCCCTGATCAACCTGCGGGGCGAGTTGATTGGTATCAACACGGCCATTCTCTCCCGGGGTGGCGGCAATATCGGCATCGGATTTGCGGTGCCCATCAACATGGCCGCCCAGGTGATGGACCAGATTCTGGAATTCGGTGAGGTCCGCCGCGGTGTCTTGGGGGTTCGCGTGCAGGATCTGACGGCGGACATCGCGGAGGCGTTTGGCATCGACCGCAACGAGGGGGCCTTGATCGCCCAGGTGACCCCGGGTTCATCCGCTGACGAGGCGGGCCTGCAGGCCGGTGACGTGGTGGTCGCGGTGGCTGGACGTTCCATCAGCGGCTCCAACGAGCTGGTGAATGCCATCGGCATGCAGCGGATCGGCGATGAGGTGGCGATTACCTACCTGCGTGACGGCGAAACCCGCGAGACCACCGCCGTGGTGGGCGACCCGGAGGCGGGTCAGGTGAGCGCGGCGGTTCTGCATCCCTCACTCGAGGGCGCCGCTTTCAGCGAACTGGATGAGCGCTCTCCGCTGTTCGGAGAAGTCAGTGGTGTGCTGGTGAGCGATGTGGAGCGGGGAAGTCGTGCCTCGGAGTACCTGCGGGCCGGTGATGTCATCACGTCCGTCAATCGTCGCGGGGTGGCGTCACTGGAGGACTTCCGTCAGTCCGTTGACGATCAGTCTCAGTTGTTGCTGAACCTGCGCCGGGGAGGCCAGGCGTTCTTTATCGTGGTGCGTTAG
- a CDS encoding TraB/GumN family protein, whose translation MSEIENTHLIRRVEAGETTYVLLGTAHVSPASVADVRREIATGDYDAVAVELCQSRYQSLMDPDALEKLDLFQVLRSGRAGMVMATLALGAYQQRLAQQFDIRPGEELKAAVEGARGRHLPVWLVDREIGTTLKRVYRSVPWWQRYSIFTGLIASLLSRQKVTAEDIERLKEGDILESTFNEFAAESRAMYRPLIEERDEYMAARLLEESDEATAGPPRRVLVVVGAGHLNGLEAHLREGIDDPVETRQALEEMPPPSRWPRLIPWAVVAVILTGFAIGFSRSPQLGFQLVGDWVLINGTLCALGVALARAHPLTIAGSFVAAPLTSLNPTVGAGMVAGAIEVMMRRPRVADFRELRDAVAHWSGWWHNRVARTLLVFLFAGIGSGIGTYLAGFRILGRLV comes from the coding sequence ATGTCAGAGATCGAGAATACTCATCTGATCCGGCGGGTCGAGGCCGGCGAAACCACCTATGTCCTGCTGGGCACCGCCCACGTGTCACCAGCCAGTGTGGCTGACGTTCGCCGGGAAATAGCGACAGGCGACTATGATGCCGTCGCCGTTGAACTCTGTCAGAGCCGCTATCAGAGCCTGATGGATCCGGATGCCCTCGAGAAACTGGATCTCTTTCAGGTCCTGCGCAGCGGTCGCGCGGGTATGGTGATGGCGACACTGGCGCTGGGGGCCTATCAGCAGCGGCTCGCCCAGCAATTCGACATCCGCCCCGGCGAAGAGCTGAAAGCCGCCGTGGAAGGCGCACGCGGCCGCCACCTGCCGGTCTGGCTGGTGGATCGGGAAATCGGTACCACGCTCAAGCGGGTCTATCGCAGTGTGCCGTGGTGGCAGCGCTACTCGATATTTACTGGGTTGATTGCCAGTCTCCTCTCCCGCCAGAAAGTCACTGCCGAGGACATCGAGCGGCTCAAGGAAGGCGACATCCTCGAGTCCACCTTCAATGAATTCGCCGCGGAATCCCGGGCTATGTACCGGCCGTTGATTGAAGAACGTGATGAGTACATGGCGGCTCGCCTGCTGGAAGAGTCCGACGAGGCCACCGCGGGCCCGCCCCGGCGGGTCCTGGTGGTTGTGGGCGCGGGGCATCTGAATGGTCTCGAAGCCCACTTGCGTGAAGGCATTGATGATCCCGTGGAAACCCGCCAGGCGCTGGAGGAGATGCCGCCGCCGTCACGCTGGCCGCGATTGATTCCGTGGGCGGTGGTGGCGGTGATCCTGACCGGTTTCGCCATTGGCTTCAGCCGAAGCCCGCAATTGGGCTTTCAGTTGGTTGGCGATTGGGTGCTCATCAACGGCACCTTGTGTGCCCTCGGGGTGGCCCTCGCGCGGGCGCACCCGCTCACCATCGCCGGTTCGTTTGTGGCCGCCCCGCTCACGTCACTGAATCCGACGGTGGGTGCAGGCATGGTGGCCGGCGCCATCGAAGTGATGATGCGCCGGCCGCGGGTGGCGGATTTTCGCGAATTGCGGGATGCCGTGGCCCACTGGAGCGGCTGGTGGCATAACCGGGTCGCTCGGACCCTGCTGGTGTTCCTTTTCGCCGGTATCGGTTCCGGCATCGGCACCTATCTAGCGGGGTTCCGCATTTTGGGGCGGCTGGTTTAG
- the dusB gene encoding tRNA dihydrouridine synthase DusB: MQIGSYALEGKVLLAPMAGVTDRPFRILCRRLGAALAASEMVASNPALRNTRKSRLRIDHRGEPSPRVVQIAGADPALLADAARYNVAQGAEIIDINMGCPAKKVCHQMAGSALLADEPLVARLLEAVVAAVEVPVTLKIRTGPDSERRNAVRIARLAQAAGISAVAVHGRTRKQHYKGQAEYDTIRAVRDEVAIPVIANGDVDSPEKARRVLEETGCDAVMVGRAAQGRPWIFREIQHYLDTGSRHPSLSAGVIRAVMLKHLRDLHDFYGEHQGVRIARKHIGWYLKSAPGGEAWRQQLVRVEAADEQLGMVDEALAALNA; encoded by the coding sequence ATGCAAATCGGTAGCTATGCACTCGAGGGCAAGGTATTGCTGGCGCCCATGGCCGGAGTAACCGACCGCCCTTTTCGAATCCTCTGCCGCAGACTCGGAGCGGCATTGGCAGCCTCCGAAATGGTTGCATCCAATCCGGCACTTCGGAATACCCGCAAATCACGGCTGCGAATCGATCACCGGGGGGAGCCGAGTCCGCGGGTGGTGCAGATCGCCGGGGCCGATCCGGCGCTGCTGGCGGACGCGGCGCGCTATAACGTCGCGCAGGGTGCCGAAATCATCGACATCAACATGGGTTGTCCGGCGAAAAAAGTCTGTCATCAGATGGCGGGGTCGGCCCTGCTGGCCGACGAACCGCTGGTCGCAAGGCTTCTTGAGGCGGTGGTGGCTGCCGTTGAGGTCCCGGTCACCCTGAAGATCCGCACCGGCCCGGATTCCGAGCGCCGCAACGCCGTGCGCATCGCCCGCCTCGCCCAGGCCGCCGGTATTTCGGCCGTGGCGGTCCATGGCCGTACCCGGAAGCAGCACTACAAAGGACAGGCGGAATACGACACGATCCGTGCGGTGCGAGATGAGGTCGCGATCCCGGTCATTGCCAATGGCGACGTTGACAGCCCGGAGAAAGCCAGGCGAGTCCTGGAGGAGACTGGATGTGACGCGGTTATGGTCGGCCGAGCGGCACAAGGACGTCCCTGGATCTTTCGGGAGATCCAGCACTATCTGGATACCGGCAGCCGCCACCCGTCCCTGTCAGCGGGTGTCATCCGAGCCGTCATGCTCAAACACCTGCGGGACCTGCACGACTTCTATGGCGAGCATCAGGGTGTCCGAATTGCCCGAAAACACATCGGCTGGTATCTGAAAAGCGCCCCGGGGGGTGAGGCGTGGCGGCAGCAATTGGTGAGGGTCGAGGCCGCCGACGAGCAGCTGGGCATGGTCGACGAGGCGCTAGCCGCCCTCAACGCATGA
- a CDS encoding 2-hydroxyacid dehydrogenase: protein MADVVMLDRGTLDLGDLDLSALEEGSAEFISYERSSRETVIERAKDARIIITNKVVIDAEVMAACPRLALICVVATGVNNIDTDSAAARGVQVVNCRGYGTDSVAQHAIGFMLALSTGLVSYVNAVRSGRWEQAPDFCFLDFPIRELASMKLLVVGYGELGRAVARLAEAHGMEILIAERPGVESPREGRVAFDEAVAEADVITLHCPLNDQTRHLIDEAVLLRMKPTAFVINTARGGIVDEQALADALRRGEIGGAGMDVLTEEPPRQGNPLLQPDIPNLLVTPHSAWGSRRARQRIVEQTVENINAWEQGDPVRIVV, encoded by the coding sequence ATGGCTGACGTCGTAATGCTGGATCGCGGCACACTGGATCTTGGGGACCTGGATCTGAGTGCACTGGAGGAGGGGAGTGCCGAGTTCATCAGCTACGAGCGAAGCTCCCGCGAAACAGTGATTGAGCGGGCGAAGGATGCCCGGATCATCATAACGAACAAGGTGGTGATAGACGCGGAGGTCATGGCGGCCTGCCCCCGGCTTGCGCTGATTTGCGTGGTTGCCACCGGCGTCAACAACATCGACACCGACTCGGCGGCGGCCCGGGGCGTTCAGGTGGTCAACTGTCGTGGCTATGGCACCGACTCCGTGGCTCAGCACGCCATAGGATTCATGCTAGCGCTCAGCACCGGCCTGGTGTCCTACGTCAACGCTGTCCGGAGCGGACGCTGGGAGCAGGCCCCGGACTTCTGTTTTCTCGACTTTCCGATCAGGGAGCTGGCAAGCATGAAGCTGCTGGTCGTGGGCTACGGAGAACTCGGTCGGGCAGTGGCTCGTCTGGCGGAAGCCCATGGAATGGAGATACTGATTGCGGAACGCCCAGGTGTCGAGTCGCCGCGAGAAGGGCGGGTCGCCTTCGATGAGGCTGTCGCCGAGGCGGATGTCATCACGCTGCACTGTCCCCTGAATGACCAGACCCGTCACCTCATCGATGAGGCGGTGTTGCTTCGGATGAAGCCCACCGCCTTTGTCATCAACACCGCCCGGGGCGGGATCGTTGATGAACAGGCGCTGGCGGATGCACTGCGTCGCGGTGAAATTGGCGGTGCTGGCATGGATGTGCTGACCGAAGAGCCCCCGCGCCAGGGCAATCCGTTGCTGCAACCGGACATCCCCAATCTGCTGGTGACCCCACATTCCGCCTGGGGGAGCCGCCGGGCCCGCCAGCGAATCGTCGAACAAACCGTAGAGAATATTAACGCCTGGGAGCAGGGCGACCCTGTGCGAATCGTGGTGTAA
- a CDS encoding SDR family oxidoreductase yields the protein MSTGLVVITGASSGIGRAMAQRMASQGQTVVAIGRRAVPLEALAASAPDIEACVADVATEGGQAAIVAAVSQRPVRWLIHNAGVLEPVGPLLSQDAAAIRGSLAINLEAPIALTRQLLPVMESGGRILHVSSGAAHRALAGWGAYCISKAGLYMAYEVLRQELDGTGVAIGTLRPGVVDTPMQTLIREQSIEDFPAVERFRALKSAGELSDPVDVAAFMEQVLSLSDTEHFSRGEWDIREHYPLNG from the coding sequence ATGTCGACCGGATTGGTGGTGATTACCGGCGCCAGCAGTGGCATTGGACGGGCAATGGCGCAGCGGATGGCCAGCCAGGGTCAGACCGTGGTGGCCATCGGCCGGCGCGCTGTCCCGCTCGAGGCGTTGGCGGCAAGCGCTCCCGACATCGAGGCCTGTGTGGCCGATGTTGCCACGGAGGGCGGACAGGCGGCCATTGTCGCGGCCGTGAGCCAGCGCCCGGTGCGCTGGCTGATCCACAATGCGGGGGTGCTTGAGCCTGTTGGGCCGTTGCTCTCACAGGACGCTGCGGCCATTCGGGGCAGTCTGGCCATCAACCTGGAAGCCCCCATCGCGTTAACCCGCCAGTTGCTACCGGTCATGGAATCGGGCGGGCGGATCCTGCATGTCTCATCGGGTGCCGCCCACCGGGCTCTGGCCGGCTGGGGCGCTTATTGCATCAGCAAGGCCGGGCTTTACATGGCCTATGAGGTCTTGCGCCAGGAGCTGGATGGGACTGGCGTTGCCATCGGCACGCTCCGCCCGGGGGTTGTGGATACGCCCATGCAGACGCTGATTCGGGAGCAATCCATCGAGGATTTTCCGGCGGTGGAGCGGTTCCGGGCCCTGAAAAGCGCCGGGGAGCTGAGCGATCCGGTGGATGTGGCCGCTTTCATGGAGCAGGTACTGAGCCTGTCGGATACCGAGCACTTCAGTCGCGGGGAGTGGGACATCCGCGAACATTACCCTCTGAACGGGTAG
- a CDS encoding rhomboid family intramembrane serine protease: MGPRNLSETPVVLGMLIANGLAFLALIAIGPALIVNFGLWPLGTEGASLRFATDIPGFEIWQLVTYGFLHGGPLHLFVNMFALFIFGTALESLWGSRPFLTYYMVCLIGAGLIQLVVATNAVEQGNIYPTVGASGAVFGMLLGFGMMFPNERLVLIFPPIPIKAKYFVLGYGAFELWAGVTGTLSGIAHFAHLGGMAFGFVMILYWRGKLPIKPSRILMR, encoded by the coding sequence ATGGGACCAAGAAATCTGTCCGAGACCCCCGTCGTACTGGGGATGCTAATCGCCAATGGGCTCGCCTTTCTGGCGCTGATCGCCATCGGCCCGGCACTCATCGTCAACTTCGGGCTGTGGCCGCTGGGCACCGAGGGAGCCAGTCTTCGGTTTGCCACTGACATCCCGGGTTTTGAAATCTGGCAGCTGGTCACCTACGGCTTTCTGCACGGCGGCCCGCTGCATCTTTTCGTGAACATGTTCGCGCTGTTCATCTTCGGCACGGCACTGGAGAGCCTGTGGGGCTCGAGGCCGTTTCTAACTTACTACATGGTTTGTTTGATCGGTGCCGGTCTGATCCAGCTGGTGGTGGCCACCAACGCCGTGGAGCAGGGCAATATCTATCCCACGGTGGGCGCGTCGGGAGCGGTCTTCGGGATGCTTTTGGGTTTCGGGATGATGTTTCCCAACGAGCGTCTGGTGCTGATATTCCCGCCGATTCCGATCAAGGCCAAGTATTTTGTCCTTGGATATGGGGCCTTCGAGCTTTGGGCGGGTGTGACTGGCACGCTCTCCGGGATTGCCCACTTCGCCCACCTGGGCGGCATGGCGTTCGGTTTCGTGATGATCCTCTACTGGCGGGGTAAGCTGCCGATCAAGCCCTCACGCATCCTCATGCGTTGA
- the holB gene encoding DNA polymerase III subunit delta': MTEEATRSGPLPWQRQAWQRFIQTVVDGRVPHAILLAGPAGIGKTTLSHLMAAQLLCETPGATEPCGHCRGCHLRHAGSHPDARLLVPEEGGSGILKIEAIRQLVDFSQRTSQYSGYRVARLLPAEAMNRSAANALLKTLEEPPASVCLLLVSHQPSRLPATIRSRCQIFRLGVPPRAESLQWLKTQGIANAAEVLDLAGGAPFLARQLAEHQAVDQDQALLTALAGIVSGRVDATATAADWRETGARPLAVMMQRITLRVARAQAGSATPGAQPAITAIAKRLPPAALHALAGRLNRLRAASEQPLSRELSAEALFLLWRNSSAIQEVTDD, encoded by the coding sequence ATGACTGAGGAGGCCACGCGCTCCGGCCCGCTGCCTTGGCAGCGTCAGGCCTGGCAGCGGTTTATCCAGACCGTCGTCGATGGCCGCGTGCCCCATGCCATCCTGCTCGCGGGTCCGGCCGGCATTGGCAAAACAACACTGTCCCACCTGATGGCCGCCCAGCTGCTCTGCGAGACGCCGGGCGCCACGGAGCCCTGTGGTCATTGTCGGGGCTGCCACCTGCGACACGCCGGCAGTCATCCGGACGCCCGGCTGCTGGTACCCGAGGAGGGCGGCAGCGGCATCCTCAAAATCGAGGCTATCCGCCAGCTGGTGGATTTCAGTCAGCGCACCAGCCAGTACAGTGGATACCGGGTAGCTCGCCTGTTACCGGCGGAGGCCATGAACCGGTCCGCGGCCAACGCCCTGTTAAAGACCCTGGAGGAGCCGCCCGCCAGTGTGTGCCTGCTTCTGGTGAGTCACCAGCCCTCCCGGTTACCCGCAACCATTCGCAGCCGCTGCCAGATCTTCCGGCTGGGCGTGCCACCCCGGGCCGAGTCGCTTCAGTGGCTGAAGACCCAGGGCATCGCCAACGCGGCGGAGGTTCTGGACCTGGCAGGCGGGGCGCCGTTCCTGGCCCGGCAATTGGCGGAGCACCAGGCCGTGGATCAGGACCAGGCCCTATTGACGGCTCTGGCCGGGATTGTGAGCGGTCGAGTGGACGCCACCGCCACGGCGGCGGACTGGCGGGAGACGGGGGCGCGGCCCCTCGCGGTCATGATGCAACGAATCACACTCCGGGTGGCTCGGGCCCAGGCCGGATCGGCCACCCCCGGTGCCCAACCGGCCATCACCGCCATTGCCAAACGGCTACCGCCGGCTGCCTTGCACGCTCTGGCCGGTCGGCTCAATCGGTTGCGGGCTGCCTCCGAACAGCCCCTCAGCCGCGAACTGTCCGCCGAAGCACTGTTTCTCCTCTGGCGCAATTCTTCTGCAATCCAGGAGGTTACGGACGATTAA
- a CDS encoding DUF3422 family protein: MPEIIGITAHPLRGALLKEAHARPFESLDAPLRVSHLVVQTGTSGRSAEVAHMAALCHELGVEVPGDDATHFILEARGVRVRWERHTEFSTYTVFVNGPEPEPFREPAIERLPARWLPTIPGELLAAMHVSVMPANDLDSNPSTLGHYLEPDSLAGSRCSGGAATVWTDFLAHNDGFLRFLVLDHSLSAPQAGRLVQRILELETYRFMALLGFPLARELAPDITEMENRLGTLMDELTTVSDLADERGLLDALSALSARVERLMARTNFRFSATQAYGTLVRRRLNALREERIEGISTLDEFMERRLAPALDTCVNMGDRLERISGRVSRAANLLRTRVDVALEAQNRDLLDSMNRRARLQLRLQQTVEGLSVVILSYYSVSLAGYAFRGAASVGWIDNPERATALSIPIIALTVAVGIRLGRRRATQADSDLG; encoded by the coding sequence ATGCCGGAAATCATCGGAATCACGGCCCATCCCCTTCGGGGAGCCCTGCTGAAAGAAGCGCATGCGCGGCCATTTGAAAGCCTGGATGCTCCGCTGCGGGTGTCCCATCTCGTGGTTCAGACCGGTACCAGTGGGCGCTCAGCCGAAGTCGCGCACATGGCAGCGCTGTGCCACGAGTTGGGTGTCGAAGTGCCCGGTGACGATGCCACCCACTTCATTCTCGAGGCCCGGGGAGTCCGGGTGCGCTGGGAGCGACACACCGAATTCTCCACCTACACCGTGTTCGTCAATGGCCCGGAGCCTGAGCCATTCCGGGAACCCGCCATCGAGCGCCTGCCAGCGCGCTGGCTTCCCACCATTCCCGGGGAGCTGCTCGCCGCTATGCATGTGAGCGTGATGCCGGCGAATGATCTGGACAGCAACCCGTCCACCCTGGGTCACTATCTTGAGCCCGACAGTCTGGCCGGCAGCCGATGCTCCGGCGGCGCCGCCACCGTCTGGACGGATTTTCTGGCGCATAACGACGGATTCCTGCGTTTCCTGGTGCTGGATCACTCCCTGAGTGCCCCCCAGGCCGGCCGCCTGGTCCAGCGTATCCTCGAGCTCGAAACCTACCGGTTCATGGCACTGCTCGGCTTCCCCCTCGCCCGGGAACTGGCGCCAGACATCACCGAAATGGAAAACCGCCTCGGTACCCTCATGGACGAGCTGACCACCGTATCGGATCTAGCGGATGAACGCGGGCTGCTGGACGCCCTGTCCGCCCTGTCGGCCCGGGTAGAGCGCCTCATGGCCCGCACCAATTTCCGGTTCAGCGCGACCCAGGCCTATGGAACACTGGTGCGGCGGCGCCTCAATGCACTGCGCGAAGAGCGGATCGAGGGCATCAGCACCCTGGATGAATTCATGGAGCGCCGCCTCGCGCCGGCACTGGATACCTGCGTCAACATGGGGGACCGCCTGGAGCGGATCTCCGGACGGGTGAGCCGGGCGGCGAACCTGCTGCGCACTCGGGTTGACGTCGCTCTGGAAGCCCAGAACCGGGATCTGCTGGACTCCATGAACCGCCGGGCCCGCCTGCAGCTGCGACTGCAGCAGACGGTCGAGGGACTGTCTGTGGTTATCCTCAGTTATTACAGCGTCTCACTGGCAGGATATGCGTTCCGTGGCGCCGCCAGCGTCGGGTGGATTGACAATCCCGAGCGAGCCACCGCACTGAGCATCCCGATCATTGCCCTGACGGTGGCCGTCGGGATCCGTCTGGGTAGGCGCCGCGCAACCCAAGCCGATTCCGATCTCGGCTGA
- a CDS encoding class I fructose-bisphosphate aldolase: MDTIGQLHQTIERLTSPGRGILAADESYPTITKRLADHGIESTEENRRFYRSLLASTPGIGEYVGGIIFFEETLGQKNDDGVRIPEACEQNHIVPGIKVDKGLVELAGSPGDKVTQGLDNLGDRLDGYVEQGARFTKWRNVYAITDRTPSRQAIDANAEVLARYAAIAQSRGMVPIVEPEVLLDGNHDIERCAEVTEAAQTAVFDALRRHNVKLEYIILKPNMVLPGQDNPRPSVETCAEYTLQVLRRTVPAAVPSINFLSGGQTAEEATAHLNAMNQADGAKPWVLSFSYSRALQNPVQAAWKGDPANKADAQQAFLKRARLNSMARQGQYSPDMEA; the protein is encoded by the coding sequence ATGGATACTATCGGCCAACTGCATCAGACCATCGAACGACTAACCAGTCCGGGGCGCGGCATCCTGGCCGCCGACGAAAGCTACCCCACGATCACCAAGCGACTGGCCGATCACGGCATCGAATCCACCGAAGAAAACCGCCGCTTCTATCGCAGCCTGCTCGCCTCGACACCGGGCATTGGCGAATATGTCGGCGGCATCATCTTCTTCGAAGAAACCCTGGGGCAGAAAAACGACGACGGCGTCCGGATCCCGGAGGCCTGCGAGCAGAACCACATCGTGCCGGGCATCAAGGTGGACAAGGGGCTGGTGGAGCTGGCCGGTAGCCCCGGCGACAAAGTCACCCAGGGCCTGGATAACCTTGGCGACCGGCTGGATGGTTACGTCGAGCAGGGCGCGCGGTTCACTAAATGGCGCAACGTCTACGCAATCACTGACCGGACCCCCAGCCGCCAGGCCATCGATGCCAACGCTGAGGTGCTGGCGCGCTACGCGGCGATTGCCCAGTCCCGAGGCATGGTTCCCATTGTTGAACCGGAAGTCCTGCTGGACGGCAACCATGACATCGAGCGCTGCGCCGAGGTAACGGAAGCGGCCCAGACCGCCGTCTTCGATGCGCTGCGCCGGCATAACGTCAAGCTTGAGTACATCATTCTCAAGCCCAACATGGTGCTTCCCGGTCAGGACAACCCCCGCCCGTCGGTGGAAACCTGTGCGGAATACACCCTGCAGGTGCTCCGGCGCACGGTGCCGGCGGCGGTTCCATCCATCAACTTCCTGTCGGGCGGCCAGACCGCCGAGGAAGCGACGGCTCACCTGAATGCCATGAATCAGGCCGATGGCGCCAAACCCTGGGTGCTGAGTTTTTCCTACAGCCGGGCCCTGCAGAACCCGGTTCAGGCGGCCTGGAAAGGCGACCCGGCCAACAAGGCCGATGCCCAGCAGGCGTTCCTGAAACGCGCCCGCCTCAACTCGATGGCGCGCCAGGGACAGTACTCACCGGACATGGAGGCCTGA
- a CDS encoding TatD family hydrolase, translating into MIVDSHCHFHLLKRPESADEALREAQRAGVDYFLNVSVAFEETPNLLAFSERHAAVFTSVGVHPCGSGEDPAAEQLARQANHPGVVAIGETGLDYGDGPGDYGWQKERFRRHIAAARLAGLPIIVHSRMAPADTLRLLQDERADEVGGVIHCFVEDLATARGFLELGFYLSLSGILTFRAADALRETAAALPMDRLLVETDCPYLAPVPHRGQENRPAWVSTVVDKLAEIRSLSSAAVAQQTAENFFACFPRAGESVRSAPF; encoded by the coding sequence ATGATTGTTGACTCCCACTGCCACTTCCATCTGCTGAAACGCCCGGAAAGCGCCGACGAGGCTCTGAGAGAAGCCCAACGGGCCGGCGTGGATTATTTCCTTAATGTTTCTGTCGCCTTCGAGGAAACCCCGAATCTGTTGGCCTTTAGCGAGCGCCACGCGGCGGTTTTCACCTCCGTCGGGGTCCACCCCTGCGGTAGCGGAGAGGACCCAGCAGCGGAACAGCTTGCCCGTCAGGCCAATCACCCGGGGGTGGTCGCCATCGGCGAGACGGGCCTCGACTACGGGGATGGGCCCGGAGACTATGGGTGGCAGAAAGAGCGGTTCCGTCGGCACATCGCCGCCGCCCGGCTGGCGGGTCTGCCGATTATCGTCCACAGTCGTATGGCCCCGGCGGACACCCTGCGACTGCTCCAGGACGAGCGCGCCGATGAAGTCGGCGGCGTAATTCACTGCTTTGTTGAAGACCTGGCCACCGCCCGGGGATTTCTGGAGTTGGGGTTCTATCTGTCGCTCTCCGGGATCCTGACATTCCGGGCCGCCGATGCCCTGCGGGAGACCGCCGCCGCACTGCCCATGGACCGGCTACTGGTGGAGACCGACTGCCCCTATCTGGCCCCGGTGCCCCATCGCGGCCAGGAAAACCGGCCCGCCTGGGTCAGCACCGTGGTCGATAAACTCGCCGAAATCCGCTCGCTTTCCTCGGCGGCGGTGGCCCAGCAAACCGCCGAGAACTTCTTTGCCTGCTTCCCGCGGGCGGGCGAATCGGTCAGGTCAGCGCCGTTCTAA